The genomic region ATACGTCTGGCTGGCACCCACTGCCAGGCTGCTTGTCAGCGCCGGGAACGTCAGTACACCTGTATTTGGATTATAGGTACCACCGCCCAGAGTGGTGAAGGTCAAGCCCGTGGGTAAAGACACGGTTTGCTGCACACCCGCCGCAGCGACCGGACCAGCATTGCTAGCTACAATGGTCAGATCGATGTTGCCACCAGGGGCTACGTTCGTGTTGGTAGCCGAAATAGACGTGTACACGTTGGTAGCAGGGCCGGTACCAGCCGTTACAGTCACCGTCGAGCCGGCAGCTGCACCGTTCAGCTGCGCTGTGTTGTTGTTCGTTCCTACCGTTGGCGAGTTCAGGTCGTTGGCATTGTTGCCACTCGGGCCCGAGGTAACAGTAGCTATTGGCGCTGCAAAACTGCTGGTAGGCGCTACGAAGCTAATCGTATTCACTTGCGTCTGACCAGGCATCAGCAAATCAATAACCGGGAAGGTCACCGTGGTGGTGTTGTTAGTTGAGCTGAAACTCACTGTACCACCATTCGAAGCATAGATGCCCGTTATATTACCAGGTAGCGTCACGGTCTGCTCCACGTTGGCCGCTGGCGACACCGAGTTGGGATTAGTGCCCGTAGCTACGTTGCGCGTTACCACGGTATAAGTTACCTCATTGCCGGCCGTTACGCTGGCAGGACCGGTAATAGCGGTCGTAGCATCGTAGCGGGGTACAACGGTCGTTGTCACTAGGGCCGTATTATCCGTCGTAGTCGTTTCCGTACCACCGTTGCCGCTGATGCTTGCCGTTACAGTCAACGGGTTGCTGCCCGGAGCCGGGAAAGCAACGGCTGTTGTCACCGAGCCAGTGTTGGCAGCCAGGTTGCCAATGTTCAGCGTCAGCAGGCCCGTATTTTGGTTGTAAGAGCCCGTCGGGAAGGTGATGACGCCATTGCTGAGCGTACCCGTGCTACCACCTACCGTGAAGCCAGTAGTGGCGAGACCCGCAGGCAATTGTACGGTTTCTGTTACGCCGGTAGCAGCTACCGACCCAGGGTTGCTCGATACTACGCTGTAGGTAGCTGTAGCGCCGGCATTCACCGAAGCTGGGCCCGTAACAGTCGTAGCCAGGTTGAAGGTCGTGCCTTTCACCTCTACCGAAATATACGCCGTGTTTGAGGGCACACCCGAGGTATTGTTCACAGTATACGGTACCGTAGCAATGCCTGTGAAACCAGCAGCAGGCGTAAACCGCACTTGGCCGTTGCTCAGGAACTGGAACGTGCCACCTGTTACCGTTACCGACGTAGTGCTGCCAGCAACTTGGCCGCTCAGGGCTACCGTGGCTGGGTCAATGCTGTTCTGGTCATTGTTCGTCACCGTCAGCGTCACGGCTGTACCAGGCGTGGTGGTAGCGAAGTCATTCACAGCAACCGGAGCGTTGATCAACGGAGCATTGCCCGAGAATTCGGAAGTACCCTGGTTACCATTAACAAGTGCTACTTGGGTAGCCGTAGCTGTCAGTCTAACTCCGTTAGCGGTCAGAGCAGTTTGCTGAGCAGCCGTCAGCGAGGAAAGCGGTACTGAGTAGGAGAAGCGGTTTTGGCCCGTTTCCGCACCCTGGTTGAACCCATTGATGTTGCCGCTATAGTTGTCGGTAGTGGCATCCAGGTCGTTGGTGCCTTCCGTACGAGTGAACAAGTAGGTTTGCCCCTGTCCAAAGTTAGTATTACCTACACCAGTCGATGTACCTACGTTGGCAATAAAGAATTCCAAGGTAGCGCCAGGGCGTGAGAAGCCTGTTAGCAGCAGGTTGCCATTACGGATGGTAGCTGTGGTGATTACCGGCATGTTGGTAAGGCCGTTGCCACCCGTGTCACCGTCGCCGTCGTCGTTCAGCGTCACGTTGGTGGTAGTGCCAGTCAGACCATTGTAGGTATTAGCAGCAGTATTGGCTTCTGTTGTGCTCAGCAAGTCAATGCCCAGGCGGGTATTGCCAGACATGCTATTCTGAGAAATATTCACTTGACGAGCTGTCGACATCACCAGTACCCCCGAGCCATTGTTACCGGTCAGTACGTTTTTGCTGATGGTCGTTGCGTTGTTCGCACCGTACACGCGCAAGCCTGAGCCTTCTGCGCCAGTGCCCTGCGCAACGCCCTGCCCGTTGTTACTAATGGTATTACCGGAAATAGTGTTACCACCAATAGCATTGCCAAATGAGTCGATACCGTGGCCAAGGTTGGCCGTAATCAGGTTGCCTGATACGGTGTTGCCCGTGCTGAGTCCCTGTAGTTCCAGACCATCGAATACCAGACCTTCTGGATCAATTATCACTTCCTGGGCATTCCCACGAATCTCATTGTTGGTAATAGAGTTGTTGTTAGAGCCGTCGTTGTTATTACCCAGTGCCCAAATACCCATACCGCCGTTAAATGCAATCAGGTTATTCCGAATTATACCATTATCGGAGCTATTGAGTGCTACACCTTGCTCTGTGGTACGCGCGTTGCCAGGGTCTGTGAAGCTGGTAGCCGAAGTGCCAATGACGTTCTGTTCGATCAAAACGTTAGCAGCATTAGCAGCAACGCTGATGCCGCTCACAAATCCATAAATACTCAACCCGCGGAAAGCTGCATTGGTTGCTGACGTTGTCAGACCGTTAAAAGCGCGCGTGCCTACCAGCTGTACCTCTGGGCCATTTACCCTATCTAGAGTCAGTCCATCCGTACCTACCGTACCACCGGTTCCAAGCACCGCCGTGTTGGTGTTTCCAACATTTGTAGTTTGTGTCGTACCATCGATGCTGGTATTTGCATCTGTGATAGTAGGCAGCTCTGCGGTAGGCCGTATAACGGCTACACCGTTGGTAAGGCCAGACACCAAGCCTGCACGCAAACCAGTTGTGGCCGAGTTGGTCGGAATCATGAAAATGCTGGTTTCTTTACCGGCTGTCTGCCCGCTCTGTGCCAGGTTGGCATTCGTCAAGGCGTTGGAGTTCAGAATGAACTGCCGCAAAGAGCCCTGCCCTGCATTGTTGGTGTTGGTCACCACATCGAAGTTGAAGCCAAAGTCCACGTTCGACGTGCCCGCATTAGGCACCGTAATGCTGGTGATGGATTGTGGCGTGAGCGTGCCGCTGGTCAGAGCAGCCAGGGTTTGGCTGCCCGTGTTGGCGGCGGCATCCTGCTTCTCGGGTGCCTCACCGCCTACCCGGTCGGTAGCAGCATTAGCAAGTGTCTGCACAGGTAGCAAGCCCGCTACACTGCCCGGACGCGCTGACGTCACGGTGGAGTTGACTACGCGCACCGTATAGGTAGCTGGCGCCACGTTGAATGTGTAAGCACCGGTAGCATTCGTGGTGGTGGTAGCCACCAGGGCACCGCTTGCGTTGTACAATTCAACCGTAGCACCCGGACGACGGATAGCACCACTGGTGAAGCCCGACGCAGTGGCCGAAGTGTTTGCAGCAGCATATGTGCGGCCAGCACCGCCACCATAGTTTACGTCTTCGAAGATTGTACCGCTGATAACTGAGAATACCGGAATGGTATAGGTAACAGTCTGGCTAGTGCGCCCGGCATTATCCGTAGCAGCGTAGGTGAAGGTAGCATTGCCCGTATAGCCACTGGTCGGGGTAAACGTCAATTGATTCAATTGAGCAGGCGAAATGGCCTGACCAGCTACTACCGCTACCCCATTGAGACTTAAGGTCCCACTGGTAGGCAGTGTCACAATGTTGTAGTACGCTAGTGAACCATCCGTATCCGTACCCGATAAGTTGGGTGACAACGCATTGGCCGTTGAGTTGGGTGCTACTGTCGCGTTTGTAACGTTGTTGGCTACGGGGGGCGCGTTGGTAGCAGCAGGACCCGCACACAGCACCGAAGCCGGTACTACCTGACGAGCCAAGCCGGCAGCGGCGCTGGCGTACTCCCACCGTAGGTTATTATCGCCGCCTTGCTCGGCGTATAGAATCAGCACGTCGTGCAACCCTGCGGTTAGCGTTACTGTTGCAGATCGTTCCTGTATGCTGTGTGCTCCACCATTGTTGATGGTTGCATTTGAGGCGTTAGGAACACTAGCCAGCGCGTTGCCATCGAGCCACATGTAAGAGGCATCGTCGGAAGTTAAGTAGAACGTGTAGCTACCCGTTACCGGAATATTGATGCTACCCCGATACCGTGCACTAAAGTTGTCGGGGTTGGTAGTCGTGCCCGCCGCAAACACCGTAACGGGCCAAGAGTCGTTCGTAGTGTAGTTGAGCGTTTGGTCATTGCGACGCTGTGGAGACGTACGCTGAAAGAATGTAATGGCATTCTCGTTGAAGCCAACTTCCTGATAGAAGGTTGTAGGATAATACTCCGCCGTCAGGCCGTTAGAAGCCGTGCTGTTGTCTAGGAACGATGGCTGGCAGCTTGGAGCAGTCTGCACCGTTGTCACGTTGGCGTTGGCGGCTGTGCCGTTGTTGTTGGCAGGCGTGTTGTCCAGTGTATTGGAGGTGCTGGCAACCCTACCTGCTACATTTCCAGAGGCAGGCATTGTGAAGACTACCGTGTTGCTCACGCTTGCACCCGACGCCAAAGAGGCCGTAGCAGCAAACGTCACAACTCCACTGGTAGCATCATAGCTGGCCCCAGCTGGCAACGTAACGTTAGCGGCCGGCAAGCCCGGAGTTAGCGTTAGGGTAGGCACTACGTTTGGGGCTGCTTCAGGGCCATTGTTCGTAGTAGTGGTAGTATAGATAACACGGTTGCCAGCGCTGGCGAGAGCCGGGCCAGTGAGGGCTGTTACGACGTCTGCTGCGGGGGTAAGGGAGGAAACACCTATCAACCACCGTTCACCTATGTGCTGTGTGTCATTACTCGCTCCTGGTTGTGGATGCCAAGTTGTTCCGCCGCCGTCTCCTCGCAGATACACTCGAAATACGAGTGTGGTAACACCAGAAGAAGGCGTAGTGACTAGCACCGAGCCGCTGGCTCCACCAGTACCAGTAGCAGCCGTGATAGTACTAGCGTTGTTTAAGACTTGAGTCGCATTTACTGTTAATGCATCAGAGCCGTTTAATTTAGATAGAGTTACACCAGTACTTATTAAATCA from Hymenobacter aerilatus harbors:
- a CDS encoding T9SS type A sorting domain-containing protein, which produces MKTTLRFLAWVLGLVPLGLPAVVQAQTPTLEFFSGAGNPATTANGPTVANQVITFQNNLNNPNDNVPTAYTPTTTATFSLSNQQFTTVPTTRISTGTGVSFGAGINSTGIAAVAANLFPLMNDVGSSADNNYSSVNGVNSGISVAANRSVNVLFSAQALPFDISTSGRYRYADLTITFNRAVTNPVLHFTGLGGQYGTLGFSGEFDLISTGVTLSKLNGSDALTVNATQVLNNASTITAATGTGGASGSVLVTTPSSGVTTLVFRVYLRGDGGGTTWHPQPGASNDTQHIGERWLIGVSSLTPAADVVTALTGPALASAGNRVIYTTTTTNNGPEAAPNVVPTLTLTPGLPAANVTLPAGASYDATSGVVTFAATASLASGASVSNTVVFTMPASGNVAGRVASTSNTLDNTPANNNGTAANANVTTVQTAPSCQPSFLDNSTASNGLTAEYYPTTFYQEVGFNENAITFFQRTSPQRRNDQTLNYTTNDSWPVTVFAAGTTTNPDNFSARYRGSINIPVTGSYTFYLTSDDASYMWLDGNALASVPNASNATINNGGAHSIQERSATVTLTAGLHDVLILYAEQGGDNNLRWEYASAAAGLARQVVPASVLCAGPAATNAPPVANNVTNATVAPNSTANALSPNLSGTDTDGSLAYYNIVTLPTSGTLSLNGVAVVAGQAISPAQLNQLTFTPTSGYTGNATFTYAATDNAGRTSQTVTYTIPVFSVISGTIFEDVNYGGGAGRTYAAANTSATASGFTSGAIRRPGATVELYNASGALVATTTTNATGAYTFNVAPATYTVRVVNSTVTSARPGSVAGLLPVQTLANAATDRVGGEAPEKQDAAANTGSQTLAALTSGTLTPQSITSITVPNAGTSNVDFGFNFDVVTNTNNAGQGSLRQFILNSNALTNANLAQSGQTAGKETSIFMIPTNSATTGLRAGLVSGLTNGVAVIRPTAELPTITDANTSIDGTTQTTNVGNTNTAVLGTGGTVGTDGLTLDRVNGPEVQLVGTRAFNGLTTSATNAAFRGLSIYGFVSGISVAANAANVLIEQNVIGTSATSFTDPGNARTTEQGVALNSSDNGIIRNNLIAFNGGMGIWALGNNNDGSNNNSITNNEIRGNAQEVIIDPEGLVFDGLELQGLSTGNTVSGNLITANLGHGIDSFGNAIGGNTISGNTISNNGQGVAQGTGAEGSGLRVYGANNATTISKNVLTGNNGSGVLVMSTARQVNISQNSMSGNTRLGIDLLSTTEANTAANTYNGLTGTTTNVTLNDDGDGDTGGNGLTNMPVITTATIRNGNLLLTGFSRPGATLEFFIANVGTSTGVGNTNFGQGQTYLFTRTEGTNDLDATTDNYSGNINGFNQGAETGQNRFSYSVPLSSLTAAQQTALTANGVRLTATATQVALVNGNQGTSEFSGNAPLINAPVAVNDFATTTPGTAVTLTVTNNDQNSIDPATVALSGQVAGSTTSVTVTGGTFQFLSNGQVRFTPAAGFTGIATVPYTVNNTSGVPSNTAYISVEVKGTTFNLATTVTGPASVNAGATATYSVVSSNPGSVAATGVTETVQLPAGLATTGFTVGGSTGTLSNGVITFPTGSYNQNTGLLTLNIGNLAANTGSVTTAVAFPAPGSNPLTVTASISGNGGTETTTTDNTALVTTTVVPRYDATTAITGPASVTAGNEVTYTVVTRNVATGTNPNSVSPAANVEQTVTLPGNITGIYASNGGTVSFSSTNNTTTVTFPVIDLLMPGQTQVNTISFVAPTSSFAAPIATVTSGPSGNNANDLNSPTVGTNNNTAQLNGAAAGSTVTVTAGTGPATNVYTSISATNTNVAPGGNIDLTIVASNAGPVAAAGVQQTVSLPTGLTFTTLGGGTYNPNTGVLTFPALTSSLAVGASQTYTVAFNAPQQGTVLATATVTTTSPELTASDNVAQTRVTVTPLADVATTLAGPTSALPGQLLTYTVTTANNGQAPASNVVERVQLPAGLTDVMLNNVTASSTVYNATTGILTISYVDALSMGFSQTNTITFSAPSSMASFSAVASVSTSTSETAIANNTATVTTTVTPAADVIVSATAPASAVVGNQVLYVVSTTNNGAAAATGVVPTLQLPAGLGATNVTFPAGSGTGTYDNTTGLVTFPTMSTLPSGSSIANEVAVVMPDVAQLNGVARVTTTSYDTNLDNNYASVATTPAAATATTADLRVVSFTPATATVNAGANTTLTATFSNAGTGTATNVVPQIVLIPGLSNVSAGAGTYNGTTGIVTFPAVTSVASGATVPGTYSVSFAAPASGPVNAVASVTSATSDGVLANNTALATVNVTSQANATTSVSGPVSAAPGSKVTYAVTTSNLGTSPATTVVQTVTVPNTVTDLTFPAGSTTTVSGSNIVITFPTVASLAAGSVNAVTNYVSFTTPATATSVTVAGAVTSSIDTNPNNNSASVTTIANRAPVAYNVVNSLQSPEGNTATSALFISPLAAADADGNTTLTYRVTELPAAATGTLYLADGVTPVTTATVLTATQASQLRFLPATGFVGNAIFSYTAVDNATVPATSNVAQYTIQVGSDVNSAYAATPTKGIGGSGPYQNGDVLTYIIDTNGARYVTPATGGSALVYNATTGALLAGASNGLASTGTNAVVAGSSSLTAAQLDALGIGLNPATGQLFVADRTKLRSGTYSVSITTTDVNGGTNTVVETFGIGVNPLPVELVAFSVQRVQQNAVLSWSTASEKNNAYFVVERSFDGSAFTAVGRVAGQGSTSQAHVYGLVDAKVPHTGTVYYRLRQVDQDGTESLSPVRTVVFTGEVVAQAPTLYPNPTTTRTTLDLRGLAAGSYQVSVVDMAGRTVASYSVSGGLESSLDVQQLPVGTYVVLVQGTNGRHVLRLVKQ